AAATCCTGGGCGATTTCACGGACGAGACGCTGGAATGGCAGTTTCCTGATGAGGAGCTCGGTGCTCTTCTGGTACCTACGGATTTCACGGAGAGCGACTGTTCCTGGCCTGTACCTGTGAGGTTTCTTTACTCCTCCGGTGGCTGGGGCGCTCTTACGGGCGGCCTTGGTAGCCAACTGTTTACGTGGGGCCTTGCCTCCAGTGGATTTACGGGCGGTCTGCTTTGTACGAGCCATTTCTGATGTTTACCAGTCGAAGTTCAACGGTAGAATGAAAACTGCACTCAGAGAGCTATTTTTGTGCTCCCCGCTCCGTTACAGATCATGGCCACGATTGGGCACAGGATATGTAAACACGTTTCTGATTGGAC
This is a stretch of genomic DNA from Pecten maximus unplaced genomic scaffold, xPecMax1.1, whole genome shotgun sequence. It encodes these proteins:
- the LOC117320086 gene encoding histone H3, with protein sequence MARTKQTARKSTGGKAPRKQLATKAARKSAPATGGVKKPHRYRPGTVALREIRRYQKSTELLIRKLPFQRLVREIAQDFKTDLRFQSSAVMALQEASEAYLVGLFEDTNLCAIHAKRVTIMPKDIQLARRIRGERA